In the genome of Desulfobacterales bacterium, one region contains:
- a CDS encoding type II and III secretion system protein gives MVVLLFMLPACAHLSPTPAGVAAAGGSGPAAAAVASQPAPAAVSRTTPVLPVRFQKPAYLVKDMDTGDRAQAGGMPVGADISSIQPMQLREVFKILVELKKMTVSWASDVDQNILVDVNIGADDDFFAAIDNLLRQVDYFHEVSGNTIVIRYNDTRKFHVAMPFMSANYATSVGGNVLGGTTASNQISSQENPFDIWKNIQENLDKVLQIYSATEVASATPVQAEGGATATATATAPPAPAAATRLPAKGYYTIDKPIGLVTVTAPRPMLEKIATYFNNLKTELYRQISIEVKIIEVTLTDTSTTGIDWSNLLSGQTVNVALFGGTGQIYPYNAANTPIISTITGPASFNLVLDLLQTQGRVKVLNNPRIVTMNGQPAMISVGQDMTYISSEESTTDEWGNVTITRSTDSIFSGLGLGVVPMISENDEVILSLTPVLSELEGGQMTYEGTAGGRIGVPVVNMREMNSIARVKSGEMLVVGGFIKEADNVSDVKFPILGDLPLINGLFKRSAKSRPKVELVIMLQPRIL, from the coding sequence ATGGTCGTACTTTTGTTCATGCTCCCGGCCTGTGCCCACCTGTCTCCAACTCCCGCCGGGGTTGCCGCCGCCGGTGGCAGCGGGCCGGCCGCCGCGGCTGTTGCGTCTCAACCGGCCCCTGCGGCCGTGTCCCGCACCACCCCGGTCCTGCCGGTGCGTTTCCAGAAACCCGCCTACCTGGTCAAGGATATGGATACCGGGGACCGGGCCCAGGCAGGTGGCATGCCGGTGGGCGCGGACATCTCCTCGATTCAACCGATGCAGCTCCGGGAGGTGTTCAAGATCCTGGTGGAGCTGAAAAAGATGACCGTGAGCTGGGCCAGTGACGTGGACCAGAACATCCTGGTGGATGTCAATATCGGGGCAGACGATGATTTCTTTGCCGCCATTGATAATCTGCTGCGTCAGGTCGATTATTTCCACGAGGTCAGCGGTAATACCATTGTGATCCGCTACAATGACACCCGGAAATTTCATGTTGCCATGCCGTTCATGAGCGCCAACTATGCCACCTCGGTGGGTGGCAATGTCCTGGGCGGCACCACGGCCAGCAACCAGATCAGCAGCCAGGAGAACCCCTTTGATATCTGGAAGAATATCCAGGAAAATCTGGATAAGGTGCTGCAGATCTATTCGGCCACCGAGGTGGCCTCCGCCACCCCGGTCCAGGCAGAGGGCGGGGCCACCGCCACCGCCACCGCCACCGCGCCACCAGCGCCAGCAGCGGCAACCCGTTTGCCGGCCAAGGGCTACTATACCATTGACAAGCCCATCGGCCTGGTCACCGTGACCGCGCCGCGGCCGATGCTGGAAAAGATCGCGACCTATTTCAACAACCTCAAGACAGAACTGTACCGGCAGATATCCATTGAGGTCAAGATTATCGAGGTGACCTTGACCGATACTTCAACCACCGGCATTGACTGGAGCAACCTCCTTTCCGGCCAGACGGTCAATGTGGCCCTTTTCGGCGGCACCGGCCAGATATATCCATACAACGCCGCCAATACTCCGATCATCTCCACCATTACCGGTCCGGCCAGTTTCAACCTGGTGCTTGATCTGCTTCAGACCCAGGGCAGGGTCAAGGTCCTGAACAATCCGCGGATCGTGACCATGAACGGCCAGCCGGCGATGATCAGCGTGGGCCAGGATATGACCTATATTTCCTCGGAGGAAAGCACCACCGATGAGTGGGGAAATGTAACCATTACCAGGTCCACGGACAGTATTTTTTCCGGCCTTGGCCTGGGGGTGGTGCCGATGATTTCGGAGAACGACGAGGTCATTCTCAGCCTGACCCCGGTCTTGTCCGAGCTGGAGGGAGGCCAGATGACCTATGAGGGCACCGCCGGCGGCAGGATCGGGGTGCCGGTGGTCAATATGCGGGAAATGAACTCCATTGCCCGGGTCAAGAGCGGCGAGATGCTGGTGGTGGGAGGTTTTATCAAGGAAGCTGACAACGTGTCTGATGTCAAGTTCCCGATCCTGGGCGATTTGCCCTTGATCAACGGTCTGTTCAAACGTTCGGCCAAGAGCAGGCCCAAGGTCGAACTGGTCATCATGCTGCAGCCCCGGATCCTGTAA
- the uvrA gene encoding excinuclease ABC subunit UvrA, protein MEPKEIRIRGARMHNLKNIDVDLPRNRLVVFTGLSGSGKSTLAFDTLYAEGQRRYVESLSTYARQFLGQMDKPDVDSLEGLSPAVSIEQRTTGRNPRSTVGTITEIYDHLRLLYARVGHPFCPDCGREIRAQSVEDMVNALTALPAGSRIILLAPLVDGKKGEHRDLFDQLRKDGYARVRVNGEIHSLDREIPLARTKRHRVEAVVDRLVIKPGIGRRLADSVATAVKLGQGFLLVELLDKAEEILFSERAACISCGRSLPEISTQLFSFNNPKGACGQCHGLGIKQFFDPDLVVPDHSLSLRQGAIACWSGRSLATYSGQLLTGLADHYRFSVDTPFGRLPDRARKVILHGSGREEILFHYQRHRRRVTAQSSFEGVLPQLARRFQETASAAVREELGRYMNEQPCPGCHGDRLRPEALAVKVGPWSIAGMTRLSIDRLLVELPAIDFNSRDRIIAQRIMKEINERLSFLADVGLGYLSLERRAATLSGGEAQRIRLASQIGSRLAGVLYILDEPSIGLHQRDNQRLINTLTSLRDLGNTVIVVEHDSETILAADHVLDMGPGAGRQGGEIVYSGPVAGLLENKQSQTGGYLSGRLVIPVPVARRRKRAGRISVRGATANNLKEVTVDFPLARMTCVTGVSGSGKSSLVIETLYKGVHAFLRQQRHGTKGLKISGLDRIDKVIDIDQSPIGRTPRSNPATYTGILTPIRELLARLPESRARGYKPGRFSFNVKGGRCEACQGEGVIKIAMHFLPDMYVTCETCLGRRYNRETLDIRYRGVNIAGILAMTVYEALDFFTNIPLIRNRLQTLADVGLGYIGLGQSSVTLSGGEAQRVKLARELAKRSTGRTLYILDEPTTGLHPADIKQLLVVLARLVDSGNTVVIIEHNLDVIKTADHLIDLGPEGGDSGGRVIATGTPEEVAANPASHTGAFLKRLL, encoded by the coding sequence ATGGAACCAAAAGAGATCCGCATCCGGGGCGCCCGGATGCATAACCTCAAAAATATCGATGTTGATCTGCCCCGCAACCGGCTGGTGGTGTTCACCGGCCTGTCCGGCTCCGGCAAATCGACCCTGGCCTTTGACACCCTGTATGCCGAGGGCCAGCGCCGCTACGTGGAATCCCTGTCCACCTATGCCCGCCAGTTCCTCGGCCAGATGGACAAACCCGATGTCGACTCCCTGGAAGGGTTATCGCCGGCAGTGTCCATTGAACAGCGGACCACCGGCCGCAACCCCCGCTCCACCGTGGGCACGATCACCGAGATCTACGACCATCTCCGGCTTCTCTATGCCCGGGTCGGCCACCCCTTTTGTCCCGACTGCGGCCGGGAGATCCGGGCCCAGTCCGTGGAGGATATGGTGAACGCATTGACGGCCCTGCCCGCGGGCAGCAGGATTATCCTGCTGGCGCCGCTGGTGGACGGAAAAAAGGGCGAGCATCGCGACCTGTTCGATCAGCTCCGTAAGGACGGCTATGCCCGGGTCCGGGTCAACGGGGAAATCCATTCATTGGACCGGGAGATCCCGCTTGCCCGGACCAAGCGCCATCGGGTCGAGGCAGTGGTGGACCGGTTGGTGATCAAGCCCGGCATCGGCCGCCGGCTGGCTGATTCAGTGGCCACCGCGGTAAAACTGGGCCAGGGATTTCTGCTGGTCGAACTGCTGGATAAGGCAGAAGAAATCCTGTTCAGTGAAAGGGCGGCCTGTATCTCCTGCGGCAGAAGCCTGCCCGAGATCTCCACCCAGCTATTTTCATTTAACAATCCCAAGGGCGCCTGCGGCCAATGCCACGGCCTGGGGATAAAACAGTTCTTTGACCCGGACCTGGTGGTCCCGGACCACTCGCTTTCTCTCCGCCAGGGGGCCATTGCCTGTTGGAGCGGTCGCTCCCTGGCCACCTATTCGGGTCAGCTCCTGACCGGACTGGCCGACCACTATCGATTCAGCGTCGATACCCCGTTCGGACGGCTGCCGGACCGGGCCAGAAAGGTGATCCTCCACGGTTCCGGCCGGGAGGAGATCCTGTTCCATTACCAGCGGCACCGGCGCCGGGTAACCGCCCAGTCCAGTTTCGAGGGGGTCCTGCCCCAGTTGGCCCGCCGCTTTCAGGAAACCGCTTCCGCAGCGGTCCGGGAGGAGTTGGGCCGATACATGAACGAGCAACCATGTCCGGGCTGCCACGGGGACCGGCTCCGGCCCGAGGCCCTGGCCGTCAAGGTCGGACCCTGGTCCATTGCCGGGATGACCCGGCTGAGCATCGACCGGTTGCTGGTTGAGCTGCCGGCCATTGATTTCAACAGCCGGGACCGGATCATTGCCCAGCGGATAATGAAGGAGATCAACGAACGGCTCAGCTTTCTCGCTGATGTGGGGCTGGGCTACCTCTCCCTGGAGCGCCGGGCCGCCACCCTGTCCGGCGGCGAGGCCCAGCGGATCCGGCTGGCCTCCCAGATCGGCTCCCGCCTGGCCGGGGTCCTCTATATCCTGGACGAACCGAGTATCGGCCTGCACCAACGCGACAACCAACGGTTGATCAACACCCTGACCAGCCTGCGCGACCTGGGCAATACGGTGATCGTGGTGGAACATGACAGCGAGACCATCCTGGCGGCGGATCATGTGCTGGATATGGGACCCGGCGCCGGCCGGCAGGGCGGCGAAATCGTCTACAGCGGCCCGGTGGCCGGACTGCTTGAAAATAAACAATCGCAAACCGGTGGTTATCTCTCCGGCCGGCTGGTCATCCCGGTACCAGTGGCGCGGCGCCGGAAAAGGGCCGGCCGGATCTCGGTGCGCGGGGCCACGGCAAATAATCTGAAAGAGGTGACCGTGGACTTTCCCCTGGCCAGGATGACCTGTGTCACCGGGGTATCCGGCTCAGGCAAGAGTTCCCTGGTCATTGAGACGCTCTATAAGGGTGTCCATGCCTTTCTCCGGCAACAGCGCCACGGGACAAAGGGGCTGAAGATCAGCGGGCTCGACCGGATCGACAAGGTGATTGACATCGACCAGAGCCCCATCGGCCGGACCCCGCGTTCCAATCCAGCCACCTATACCGGGATATTGACCCCGATCCGCGAATTGCTGGCCCGTTTGCCCGAATCACGGGCCCGGGGCTACAAGCCGGGCCGGTTCAGCTTCAACGTCAAGGGCGGTCGCTGCGAGGCCTGCCAGGGCGAGGGGGTGATCAAGATCGCCATGCATTTCCTGCCTGATATGTATGTCACCTGCGAAACCTGCCTTGGCCGCCGCTATAACCGGGAAACCCTGGATATCAGGTACCGGGGTGTGAACATCGCCGGGATCCTGGCCATGACCGTTTACGAGGCCCTGGATTTCTTCACCAATATCCCGTTGATCCGGAACCGGTTGCAGACCCTGGCCGATGTCGGCCTGGGCTATATCGGCCTGGGGCAGTCATCGGTGACCCTGTCCGGCGGCGAGGCCCAGCGGGTCAAGCTGGCCCGGGAACTGGCCAAGAGGAGTACCGGCCGCACCCTCTATATCCTGGACGAGCCGACCACCGGGCTGCATCCGGCGGACATCAAACAGCTGCTCGTTGTCCTGGCCAGGCTGGTGGACAGCGGCAACACAGTGGTGATCATCGAGCATAACCTGGACGTGATCAAGACCGCGGACCATCTCATCGATCTGGGCCCGGAAGGCGGCGACAGCGGCGGCAGGGTCATTGCAACCGGCACCCCGGAGGAGGTTGCGGCAAACCCGGCATCCCATACCGGCGCCTTTCTCAAACGCCTTCTCTAA
- the secB gene encoding protein-export chaperone SecB, protein MTEQNTADTAPEAPVFRLQKMYVKDLSFENPNAPEVFLLEQPAPKVDMNLGLKHKKMDNDNWEIAMTINATITDTNADNKALFVLEIEHAGVFLLKNIPEEHLARVLNVDCPTLLFPFTRQIVTQLSTDGGFIPFQMEPINFLALYQNNLAQQQQQQQTQ, encoded by the coding sequence ATGACCGAACAAAATACAGCCGATACCGCGCCGGAAGCGCCGGTCTTCAGGTTACAGAAGATGTACGTCAAGGACCTCTCCTTTGAGAATCCCAATGCGCCGGAGGTCTTTCTCCTGGAGCAACCCGCGCCCAAGGTGGATATGAACCTGGGCCTGAAGCATAAAAAAATGGATAATGACAACTGGGAAATCGCCATGACGATCAATGCCACGATCACCGACACCAATGCCGACAACAAGGCCTTGTTTGTGCTTGAGATCGAGCATGCCGGGGTGTTTCTGTTGAAAAACATCCCGGAGGAGCATCTTGCCCGGGTCCTTAACGTGGACTGCCCGACCCTGCTTTTCCCCTTTACCCGCCAGATCGTGACCCAGCTTTCAACGGACGGCGGTTTTATCCCCTTTCAGATGGAGCCGATCAATTTTCTGGCCCTGTATCAGAACAATCTGGCCCAGCAGCAGCAACAGCAGCAGACGCAATAA